In a single window of the Trichoderma breve strain T069 chromosome 6, whole genome shotgun sequence genome:
- a CDS encoding alpha galactosidase A domain-containing protein, giving the protein MRDKHSPSLLTVPLILATATTAASQLFIPFYGTSANGFNAPPRGWNSFGMQARGGNTFTLNQANVQTQCDLLNATAGYTLCSIDSGWSGNGGDQFGRLVPDTSVFPNLTALANRLHSQGKLLGIYALPGALSADAGVTVQGTNIKLGTLFDTSQPSYNLRQTFDFSKNGVQQWHNSVVNNWAAMGVDYIKLDFMTPGSPQANEDLPANNSLAAVAYHKAIQQASRPMRLDLSWKLDRNSAADFFLWRGNADGLRLDQDINNAGASQFLGFNTVQRAIEQYRSFINQQEEDPARQGTPIMIRPDMDNVYTGNAQSLTGLSNVQRYTVAIHWVGAGANLITGSDLTQLDTLGRELLYDPEFLSVADFTAQFPMQPKNPFGTSNPGSQASEQLQAWIAGPNAGNKNAVVVLANYGPDLGQGGFNKNLQGVQLVNISLSLLGIANGQPNGAPGWSVRRVLGGGGSGGEDHSDLGVATSVIASNLGPGESVLYYLTATN; this is encoded by the exons ATGCGGGACAAACACAGCCCTTCGCTCCTCACAGTTCCGCTGATACTGGcgacagcaacaacagccgcGAGCCAACTCTTCATTCCTTTCTACGGAACAAGTGCTAACGGGTTCAATGCGCCTCCTCGCGGATGGAACTCTTTTGGCATGCAAGCCCGAGGAGGCAACACGTTCACTCTCAATCAAGCCAATGTGCAAACTCAATGCGATCTTTTGAATGCCACTGCAGGATACACCCTGTGCAGTATAGACTCGGGCTGGTCGGGAAACGGAGGCGATCAGTTTGGTCGTCTTGTGCCAGACACTTCTGTATTCCCAAACTTGACAGCATTGGCCAATCGGCTGCACTCGCAAGGAAAGCTTCTCGGTATATATGCACTTCCAGGAGCATTGTCGGCCGACGCAGGCGTTACTGTTCAAGGAACCAACATCAAGCTGGGGACGTTGTTTGACACGAGCCAGCCAAGTTACAATCTAAGGCAGACATTTGATTTCAGCAAGAACGGCGTTCAACAATGGCATAACTCTGTGGTTAACAATTGGGCTGCAAT GGGAGTGGATTACATCAAGCTTGATTTCATGACTCCTGGAAGCCCCCAGGCCAACGAAGATCTGCCCGCCAATAACTCTCTAGCTGCTGTGGCGTATCATAAGGCAATCCAACAAGCCAGTCGCCCGATGAGATTAGATCTCTCGTGGAAACTGGACCGGAATTCAGCAGCAgacttcttcctttggcGTGGTAATGCAGATGGCTTGCGCCTAGACCAGGACATCAACAACGCTGGGGCAAGCCAATTCTTGGGGTTCAATACGGTCCAGCGCGCAATTGAGCAGTACCGAAGCTTCATTAATCAACAAGAGGAAGACCCTGCGCGCCAAGGTACCCCAATAATGATTCGACCTGATATGGATAACGTGTACACGGGTAACGCCCAATCACTCACTGGCCTCTCAAACGTCCAGAGGTACACAGTTGCGATTCATTGGGTCGGCGCAGGCGCAAACTTGATCACTGGTTCGGATTTAACGCAGCTTGACACGCTTGGGCGGGAGTTGCTTTATGACCCCGAATTTCTCTCGGTTGCTGATTTCACAGCTCAGTTTCCGATGCAGCCAAAGAATCCATTCGGAACCTCCAATCCTGGATCTCAAGCATCTGAACAGCTCCAAGCTTGGATTGCTGGGCCCAACGCAGGCAACAAGAACGCCGTCGTCGTTCTAGCCAACTACGGTCCAGACCTTGGGCAAGGAGGTTTCAATAAAAATCTCCAAGGAGTCCAATTGGTGAACATCTCACTATCACTCTTGGGAATAGCAAACGGCCAACCCAACGGAGCTCCGGGTTGGAGCGTGCGCAGGGTTCTCGGAGGTGGCGGTTCTGGGGGCGAGGATCATAGTGATCTTGGTGTAGCAACATCTGTCATTGCCTCAAATCTGGGCCCTGGTGAAAGTGTTCTCTACTATCTCACTGCCACCAACTAA
- a CDS encoding alginate lyase domain-containing protein — MTTPQSTGSPSLKTIVLDGERLIEARNRLQGGNDAALQRSLEALKGKADGWLTQGPWSVMEKKKAPPSGDMHDYTSQAPYWWPSPTPDGNPYVQRDGERNPEVLNYSDRVNVEKVFGSSSALGLAWFYTGNEAYARHAANIIRTWFINPQTRMNPNLNHAQLIPFLNTGRHIGIIDFSQWYTTLLDIAVILDSGSPSGGSAPGWQVEDMDGFRQWNREFLKWLTESEFGKAERAEKNNHGSFTCMLVSAISLFVDNKELVKQEAANIQADIDETIRPDGALPEELRRTRSWHYSNFTLLALTRLAMVAKKAGVDLWNYKGPQGQGITKAIEYIIPAATGDAAWSYEEFHFERYAAADVIRAAADAGHEQSQQAIGKIETPVVDLWPLRPAPEQLEPVKVSPKHLTA, encoded by the coding sequence ATGACGACCCCTCAAAGTACCGGTTCCCCGAGTCTCAAGACTATTGTTCTTGATGGCGAGCGGCTCATTGAGGCTAGAAACCGGTTGCAGGGCGGTAATGATGCCGCTCTACAGAGGTCTCTGGAAGCTTTGAAAGGCAAAGCGGACGGATGGCTTACACAAGGCCCATGGTCcgtgatggagaagaagaaagctccCCCAAGCGGCGACATGCACGATTACACTAGCCAAGCACCTTATTGgtggccatcaccaacgcCAGATGGAAATCCATACGTGCAGAGAGATGGCGAAAGGAACCCCGAGGTTCTCAATTACAGCGATCGCGTGAATGTTGAAAAAGTCTTTGGTTCATCATCGGCTCTTGGCCTTGCATGGTTTTACACTGGCAATGAGGCCTATGCCAGACATGCTGCGAATATCATCAGGACATGGTTCATAAATCCACAAACCCGCATGAATCCGAATCTCAACCATGCACAGCTTATCCCGTTTCTCAACACAGGGCGTCATATTGGGATCATTGACTTTTCTCAATGGTACACTACACTCCTCGACATCGCCGTCATTCTAGATAGCGGTAGTCCGTCTGGCGGGTCAGCGCCTGGCTGGCAAGTCGAAGATATGGACGGGTTCCGTCAGTGGAATCGAGAATTCCTAAAATGGTTAACCGAGAGCGAGTTTGGCAAGGCTGAGCGAGCAGAAAAGAATAATCATGGAAGTTTTACCTGTATGCTCGTGTCTGctatttctcttttcgtcGACAACAAGGAGCTTGTCAAGCAGGAAGCCGCAAACATCCAAGCGGATATTGATGAGACAATCAGGCCTGACGGAGCCCTGCCCGAAGAACTTCGGCGAACTCGAAGTTGGCATTACTCCAACTTTACTCTATTGGCGCTGACTCGACTCGCCATGGTGGCCAAGAAAGCTGGCGTGGATCTTTGGAACTATAAGGGGccacaaggacaaggaatCACCAAGGCTATTGAGTATATAATACCTGCCGCAACTGGGGACGCGGCATGGTCATATGAGGAGTTTCATTTTGAACGATACGCTGCTGCAGATGTTATTCGCGCCGCCGCTGATGCCGGTCACGAACAGTCGCAGCAGGCGATTGGCAAGATTGAAACACCTGTGGTAGATTTGTGGCCTTTGAGACCTGCACCTGAGCAACTTGAGCCTGTGAAGGTAAGTCCGAAGCATCTCACAGCATAG
- a CDS encoding fungal specific transcription factor domain-containing protein, translated as MRSPARSAGGEDEGSPHPDELPACLSCRRRKSRCSRERPSCAQCLKIGAECQYVVKQKPGIKAGAVDSLSRRLETLEQILLDTSGNTKARLVALLNGDLERPMRNELSPTTSPSMERQQGPYGASRYADQDSLAETAPQSDHHRRKRQRIGDEQDRYCDTNDDAWITPLPQYPLLEAVVEAHFQTVHHWIPILHETRFRAKFKDPAQRQRLTVLLHALLSAGIKYVDCTAFGMSIQDVTRQIRISRSTVMENAMESLSIENTQALVIIAFDYMGSGHVQRAWPIIASLTRVVDYLQLTVEPDEDSPKQPLLRSLTVLEKPLDWTDSEARRRLFWSVFLLDRICSVTTGWHTSLTSDDVHRRLPCGGAMWARAEPVSTPYFGIWDKSTAKIGNSISSAPTIYVSPKVAIDHPSPGSNGDVDVSKLGAFAYCIEATENLSQVTSFFLQQSVNFGNRDEVKNWLTRFKELDLRLVHWKMFLPKQWQDSNVSRDVLILKLDPNLTLAHVSHNTSMILLHQHIAYPPARWKNVVKLPSSCSAETCHLAAVETSSIVQKYLRFMGGIVNAQFAFCAFVAARILLIHWHSSETHTLETEFFNLLQSLKDMSDKWHGYYTYGSTFGSAPDRQRPLDLAGRYAEQLESLHSRCLNDVTFSTIDLIETLGDASLYGFIEATVQPNSVISPSGTDYRNHNGQSHRRYSSGFEAYQRAGVPSPTRASDMRSNYQSHRSPARTRHSATYGVREVPQPQDDMSSQSGVGQSPLAASSANANLRNINGPSIALMNDMNAANSFPHNQSMMAEEDELTTMSNMLLGNQFLEMDRVISLQGADFFAFDSTRGVGLSG; from the exons ATGAGAAGCCCAGCACGGTCGGCGGgtggagaagacgaaggtTCACCACACCCTGATGAGTTGCCTGCGTGCCTCTCatgcaggagaagaaagtcTCGATGCTCCCGTGAGAGACCGAGTTGCGCACAGTGTCTCAAGATAG GCGCTGAATGTCAGTATGTTGTAAAGCAAAAGCCTGGTATCAAGGCTGGGGCTGTCGATAGTCTCAGTCGACGACTCG AAACATTGGAGCAGATTCTTCTGGACACTTCTGGCAACACAAAGGCGAGACTAGTTGCTTTGTTGAATGGGGATCTTGAGAGACCTATGAGAAACGAACTCTCACCCACGACATCTCCTTCGATGGAAAGGCAGCAGGGACCGTATGGTGCATCTCGATATGCAGATCAAGATTCACTGGCCGAAACGGCCCCTCAATCAGACCATCACCGCAGGAAACGACAACGCATTGGCGATGAACAGGACCGATACTGCGATACAAATGATGATGCTTGGATTACGCCATTGCCACAATATCCATTGTTAGAAGCGGTAGTGGAAGCTCATTTCCAGACAGTGCATCACTGGATACCGATCCTCCACGAAACAAGATTTCGAGCCAAATTTAAAGACCCCGCCCAGAGGCAAAGGCTTACCGTGCTCCTTCACGCTTTACTTTCCGCTGGAATTAAATATGTCGACTGTACGGCCTTTGGAATGAGTATTCAGGACGTCACAAGGCAGATTCGCATCTCTCGAAGCACGGTGATGGAAAATGCGATGGAGTCACTTTCCATTGAGAACACCCAAGCGTTGGTGATAATTGCTTTTGACTAT ATGGGAAGCGGTCACGTTCAAAGAGCATGGCCTATAATTGCATCTTTAACGAGGGTTGTTGACTACCTACAGCTAACGGTAGAGCCAGACGAAGACTCACCGAAGCAGCCTCTATTAAGATCTTTGACCGTCTTGGAAAAACCACTGGACTGGACAGATTCCGAAGCACGCCGAAGACTTTTCTGGAGTGTTTTTCTTCTAGACAG AATATGCTCTGTCACTACTGG ATGGCATACGAGTCTCACATCTGACGACGTTCATCGGCGCCTCCCTTGCGGTGGAGCAATGTGGGCGAGAGCAGAGCCCGTTTCGACGCCATATTTTGGAATATGGGATAAATCGACAGCGAAAATCGGCAATTCAATATCGAGTGCACCTACAATCTATGTATCACCAAAGGTGGCGATTGACCACCCCAGCCCTGGGTCCAATGGGGATGTAGACGTCTCAAAACTTGGGGCCTTTGCGTATTGTATCGAAGCAACGGAAAATCTCAGCCAGGTCACCTCATTCTTCTTGCAGCAGAGTGTGAATTTTGGGAACCGGGATGAAGTCAAGAACTGGTTAACAAGGTTCAAGGAACTGGACCTTCGTCTAGTTCA TTGGAAGATGTTCTTGCCGAAGCAATGGCAAGACTCAAACGTCTCTCGAGATGTGCTAATATTAAAGCTTGATCCAAACCTAACATTGGCACATGTATCTCACAACACTTCAATGATACTACTCCATCAACATATTGCGTATCCACCTGCGCGCTGGAAAAACGTGGTCAAGCTACCTAGCTCATGCAGCGCTGAGACATGCCACCTTGCCGCAGTTGAAACATCGTCAATTGTGCAAAAATATCTGAGGTTTATGGGGGGCATTGTTAATGCCCAATTCGCATTTTGCGCTTTTGTCGCCGCTAGGATATTGCTCATCCACTGGCACTCCAGTGAAACCCATACCTTGGAGACCGAGTTTTTCAACCTCTTGCAGAGCTTAAAAGATATGTCTGACAAATGGCACGGATACTACACATATGGGAGCACCTTTGGCAGTGCTCCCGATCGACAACGACCCCTAGACTTGGCTGGAAGATACGCAGAGCAGCTCGAAAGTCTGCACTCCCGCTGTCTAAACGATGTGACATTCTCAACAATCGACCTCATAGAGACCCTGGGCGATGCGAGCCTGTATGGCTTCATCGAAGCAACAGTACAACCCAACTCAGTCATATCGCCCAGCGGCACTGATTACAGGAATCATAACGGCCAATCACACAGACGCTATTCATCAGGGTTTGAAGCATACCAAAGGGCTGGCGTCCCATCTCCCACAAGGGCGTCTGATATGCGTTCCAATTATCAGTCACACAGATCACCCGCTCGCACAAGACATTCGGCTACTTATGGCGTCCGGGAGGTTCCACAGCCTCAAGACGACATGAGCTCCCAATCAGGAGTAGGGCAATCACCATTGGCAGCGTCATCAGCCAATGCAAACTTGAGGAACATAAATGGTCCTTCTATCGCTTTGATGAACGATATGAATGCCGCCAATAGTTTCCCCCATAACCAGTCAatgatggcggaggaggacGAACTGACAACTATGTCGAATATGTTATTGGGAAATCAGTTCTTGGAAATGGATCGTGTCATTTCGCTGCAGGGCGCTGATTTCTTTGCATTCGATTCTACAAGAGGAGTAGGCCTCTCTGGCTAA
- a CDS encoding sugar transporter domain-containing protein — translation MFHVNKASVRGVEGHTLRETDKRDRFWWHYPGLRSLNFLLLGCIVCDMTNGYDGSMLNGLQSLPSWQEALDHPTGTRLGTISNGTRYGQLAALLIAAPLIQWLGPRRPITIGSLLLLIGVALQASAQNYAMFVFARCLIGFGNTIQNTACPILASELAHPFQRTQIIGIQNTTGSLGQIMAAWITYGTSFIVGSWSWRLPSLLQALSSCFQLVMSFFIPESPRWLVYQNRSKEAYEILAKYHAEGDESSQLLQYEMAEIEAAIEAEKVQALSSWMGWFRTAANRYRLFIIVTSGFIIQWCGNALLSYYIHLVFNSIGITNSKQQLLLNGGITINGWVWGNLFSLFIDKIGRRPMWLIGMSGMFVAFLLLTVFTGVNTSINYENHALGRATIFTIFLFGVFYKMPGCMLNSYVAEVAPFDLRAKAFVISSFGDAAANIFSGYTNPIGLGKIGWKYYIVWCCVLVSNFCIIYFFYPETKNLSLEEVAQLFDGPNSVEAKLHEGAEEVDEKRGEINEATTAVHVG, via the exons ATGTTTCACGTCAACAAGGCTTCGGTCCGCGGTGTTGAGGGTCACACCCTCCGCGAGACCGACAAGCGCGACCGCTTTTGGTGGCATTATCCTGGTCTTCGCAGCCTCAACTTTCTTTTACTTGGCTGTATTGTTTGTGATATGACCAATGGATATGATGGCTCTATGCTGAATGGTCTTCAATCGCTCCCGTCATGGCAAGAGGCCTTGGATCATCCGACAG GTACTCGTCTCGGTACGATTTCTAACGGCACGAGATATGGACAACTTGCCGCTCTCCTCATCGCTGCCCCCTTGATTCAATGGCTTGGACCTCGACGTCCTATTACAAttggctctcttcttctgctcatCGGAGTTGCACTTCAGGCCAGTGCCCAAAATTACGCCATGTTCGTGTTCGCTAGGTGTCTGATTGGCTTCGGAAATACGATCCAGAATACAGCATG CCCAATCTTGGCGAGCGAGCTGGCTCATCCATTTCAGAGGACACAGATCATTGGTATTCAAAATACAACTGGCTCTCTAGGCCAGATCATGGCCGCATGGATCACTTATGGCACTTCATTCATCGTTGGATCTTGGTCATGGCGACTTCCTTCACTTCTTCAAGCATTATCGTCCTGCTTCCAATTGGTCATGTCCTTCTTCATTCCTGAGTCGCCCAGATGGCTTGTCTATCAGAATCGCAGCAAAGAGGCATACGAGATTCTGGCCAAGTATCATGCTGAAGGTGACGAGTCTTCACAACTGTTACAATATGAGATGGCGGAAATCGAAGCCGCGATCGAGGCAGAGAAGGTGCAAGCATTGTCTTCATGGATGGGATGGTTCCGAACTGCCGCTAATCGATACCGACTCTTCATCATTGTGACATCCGGTTTCATCATCCAATGGTGTGGCAATGCCTTACTCTCATACTACATTCATCTCGTCTTCAACTCTATCGGTATTACCAACAGCAAACAACAACTCCTTCTCAATGGCGGTATTACTATCAACGGTTGGGTTTGGGGCAATCTGTTCTCGCTCTTCATCGACAAAATAGGCCGCCGCCCGATGTGGCTGATTGGTATGAGTGGGATGTTTGTCGCATTCTTATTGCTCACCGTATTCACGGGAGTCAACACAAGCATCAATTACGAAAACCATGCTCTTGGCCGTGCCACCATTTTTACCattttcctctttggcgTCTTTTACAAAATGCCTGGCTGTATGCTCAACTCGTACGTTGCTGAGGTGGCGCCCTTTGATCTGCGTGCGAAGGCTTTTGTCATTTCTAGCTTTGGCGATGCAGCGGCAAACATCTTCTCGGGGTACACTAATCCAATTGGGCTCGGGAAGATAGGTTGGAAGTACTATATTGTTTGGTGTTGTGTTCTTGTCAGCAACTTTTGCATCATTTACTTCTTTTACCCTGAGACCAAGAACCTCTCGCTAGAGGAAGTTGCGCAACTCTTCGACGGCCCCAACTCTGTCGAGGCAAAGCTTCATGAAGGCGCCGAGGAAGTTGACGAGAAAAGAGGCGAGATCAACGAGGCTACGACTGCGGTTCATGTTGGATGA